A single region of the Limimonas halophila genome encodes:
- a CDS encoding Thivi_2564 family membrane protein translates to MPIIPIVVTLVIAGVVLWLINAYIPMDNRIRGLLNLVVVIVVIVWLLSALGVIGGLQAAPAAIMPFTG, encoded by the coding sequence ATGCCGATTATCCCGATCGTCGTCACGCTGGTGATTGCCGGCGTGGTTCTGTGGCTCATCAACGCCTACATCCCGATGGACAACCGAATCCGCGGGCTGCTCAACCTCGTTGTCGTGATTGTGGTGATCGTCTGGCTGCTCAGCGCCCTGGGCGTCATCGGCGGTCTACAGGCCGCGCCAGCCGCCATCATGCCTTTCACCGGCTGA
- a CDS encoding CsbD family protein has product MDTARIKGPFKQATGAAKRAIGRITGNKKLEAKGRAETTQGHVQEAAGTAKDAVRDAGDKK; this is encoded by the coding sequence ATGGACACCGCACGCATCAAAGGCCCGTTCAAGCAGGCGACCGGCGCCGCCAAGCGCGCGATCGGCCGGATCACGGGCAACAAGAAACTGGAAGCCAAGGGCCGGGCCGAGACGACCCAGGGTCATGTCCAGGAGGCCGCGGGCACCGCGAAGGACGCCGTCCGCGACGCGGGCGACAAGAAATAG
- the infC gene encoding translation initiation factor IF-3 yields the protein MGKRPHQSSAPASDAPRANRQIQAREVRLIDADGQNHGVVPLNQALQAAEEAGLDLVEVSPTSKPPVCKVLDFGRYKYEMQKRKAEARKKQKTVDVKEVKIRPNIEDHDYNVKIKNIQKFLGEGDRVKVSLRFRGREMAHQDLGQKILNKVRDDVADTGKIEADPKLEGRQMIMVLAPR from the coding sequence ATAGGAAAGCGACCGCACCAGAGTTCTGCGCCCGCGAGCGACGCGCCGCGCGCCAATCGACAGATTCAAGCGCGCGAAGTGCGCCTGATCGACGCCGACGGGCAGAACCACGGCGTTGTTCCGCTGAACCAAGCTCTGCAGGCGGCGGAAGAGGCCGGCCTTGACCTCGTGGAAGTCTCTCCCACGAGCAAGCCACCCGTGTGCAAGGTGCTGGACTTCGGCCGTTACAAGTACGAGATGCAGAAGCGGAAAGCCGAAGCCCGCAAGAAGCAAAAGACGGTGGATGTCAAGGAAGTCAAGATCCGCCCCAACATTGAAGATCACGACTACAATGTGAAAATCAAGAACATCCAGAAGTTCCTGGGCGAGGGCGATAGGGTGAAGGTCAGCCTGCGCTTCCGCGGGCGCGAGATGGCGCACCAGGACCTCGGCCAGAAGATCCTGAACAAGGTGCGTGACGACGTCGCCGACACCGGCAAGATCGAAGCCGACCCCAAGCTCGAAGGGCGGCAGATGATCATGGTGCTGGCGCCGCGTTAA
- the thrS gene encoding threonine--tRNA ligase gives MRVVLPDGSKLTFDHAPTGFEVAERIGKKLAKQALAIKVDGEVRDLQRAVPDDAHVEIVTRGHPDAPELIRHDCAHVLAEATQELYPDTQVTFGPPTETGFYYDFAREEPFTPEDLEKIEQRMHEIIDRDEEIVREVWDRQEAIEYFRSIGEHYKAEHIQTLPDDAVISVYKQGDWLDLCKGPHTPSTAKIGHAFKLMKVSGAYWRGDQRNEQLQRVYGTAWETEKQLKDHLHMLEEAARRDHRKLGRELGLFHQQEEAVGNVFWHPKGWTLYRQIERYLRDKLERDGYVEVKTPQLIDQSLWERSGHWQKFHDNMFTAKSEDDHTLAIKPMNCPGHVQIFKQGITSYRDLPYRMAEFGSCHRYEPSGALHGLMRVRAFTQDDAHIFCTEEQIDDETVKFCALLREVYAAFGFEDVTVKFSDRPETRAGSDEVWDRAEHALKSAVEHAGLPYTLNPGEGAFYGPKLEFVLRDALGRDWQCGTLQVDFVLPERLDATYVGQDGNEHRPVMLHRAILGSFERFIAILIEEHAGKFPLWLAPEQVVVTTITNDADQYAEAVAKRMRAAGLRVKTDLRNEKINYKVREHSNQKVPVIAVVGNTEAAQGTVALRRLGSKQQEVLELDEAVTKLATEARPPASPET, from the coding sequence GTGCGCGTGGTGCTGCCGGACGGCAGTAAGCTGACGTTCGACCACGCGCCCACCGGCTTCGAGGTCGCCGAGCGCATCGGCAAGAAGCTCGCCAAGCAGGCCCTGGCGATCAAGGTCGACGGCGAGGTGCGCGACCTGCAGCGCGCGGTGCCGGACGACGCGCACGTGGAGATCGTCACGCGCGGCCACCCGGACGCGCCCGAGCTGATCCGCCACGACTGCGCGCACGTGCTGGCGGAGGCGACGCAGGAGCTCTACCCGGACACCCAGGTGACCTTCGGTCCGCCCACCGAGACCGGCTTCTATTACGACTTCGCGCGCGAGGAGCCCTTCACGCCGGAGGACCTCGAAAAGATCGAGCAGCGCATGCACGAGATCATCGACCGCGATGAGGAGATCGTGCGCGAGGTCTGGGACCGGCAGGAGGCCATCGAATACTTCCGCTCCATCGGCGAGCACTACAAGGCCGAGCACATCCAGACGCTGCCCGACGACGCCGTCATCAGCGTCTACAAGCAGGGCGACTGGCTGGACCTGTGCAAGGGCCCGCACACGCCCAGCACGGCCAAGATCGGTCACGCCTTCAAGCTGATGAAGGTCTCGGGCGCCTACTGGCGCGGCGACCAGCGCAACGAGCAGCTCCAGCGCGTCTACGGCACGGCCTGGGAGACGGAGAAGCAGCTCAAGGATCACCTCCACATGCTGGAGGAGGCCGCCCGGCGCGACCACCGCAAGCTCGGCCGCGAGCTGGGCCTCTTCCACCAGCAGGAGGAGGCCGTCGGCAACGTCTTCTGGCACCCCAAGGGGTGGACGCTCTACCGCCAGATCGAGCGCTACCTGCGCGACAAGCTGGAGCGCGACGGCTACGTCGAGGTGAAGACGCCCCAGCTCATCGATCAGAGCCTGTGGGAGCGCTCCGGCCACTGGCAGAAGTTCCACGACAACATGTTCACGGCGAAGAGCGAGGACGACCACACCCTCGCCATCAAGCCGATGAACTGCCCCGGCCACGTGCAGATCTTCAAGCAGGGCATCACCAGCTACCGCGATTTGCCCTACCGCATGGCGGAGTTCGGCTCCTGCCACCGCTACGAGCCCTCGGGCGCCCTGCACGGGCTGATGCGCGTCCGCGCCTTCACGCAGGACGACGCGCACATCTTCTGCACCGAGGAGCAGATCGACGACGAGACGGTGAAGTTCTGTGCCCTGCTGCGTGAGGTCTACGCCGCCTTCGGCTTCGAGGACGTGACGGTCAAGTTCTCCGACCGCCCGGAGACGCGCGCGGGCTCGGACGAGGTGTGGGACCGCGCCGAGCACGCCCTCAAGTCGGCGGTCGAGCACGCCGGGCTGCCCTACACGCTCAACCCCGGCGAGGGCGCGTTCTACGGCCCCAAGCTGGAGTTCGTCCTGCGCGACGCGCTGGGCCGCGACTGGCAGTGCGGCACGCTGCAGGTCGACTTCGTCCTGCCCGAGCGGTTGGACGCCACCTACGTCGGCCAGGACGGCAACGAGCATCGGCCGGTGATGCTGCACCGGGCGATCCTGGGCTCCTTCGAGCGCTTCATCGCCATCCTGATCGAGGAGCACGCGGGCAAGTTCCCGCTCTGGCTCGCGCCCGAGCAGGTGGTGGTGACGACGATCACCAACGACGCCGACCAGTACGCGGAAGCCGTCGCCAAGCGCATGCGCGCCGCCGGGCTGCGCGTGAAGACGGACCTGCGCAACGAGAAGATCAACTACAAGGTCCGCGAGCACAGCAACCAGAAGGTTCCGGTGATCGCCGTGGTCGGCAACACCGAGGCGGCCCAGGGCACCGTGGCCCTGCGCCGGCTGGGCTCGAAGCAGCAAGAGGTTCTTGAACTGGACGAGGCGGTGACTAAACTCGCCACGGAGGCGCGACCGCCCGCCTCGCCGGAAACGTGA
- a CDS encoding SDR family oxidoreductase: protein MTDHTPRIFIFGIGYSAHRLAQRLLAAGWQVAGTARTAEKVEALRAEGIDAQVFDRDRPLADADAALARATHLLSSVPPDKAGDHDAVLDQHGDTIARAADRLDWAGYLSTTGVYGDRDGGWVDETSALRPTSERSERRAHAEGRWRALYADHGVPVHVFRLAGIYGPGRGPIESVRRGTARRIHKPGHVFSRIHADDIVRVLEASIARPNPGAVYNVCDDEPAAPQDVTAYACELLGVNPPPLQDFDTAEMSEMARTFWRDNKRVANARIHDELGVELAYPTYREGLRALVAENAA from the coding sequence ATGACCGATCACACGCCGCGCATCTTCATCTTCGGCATCGGCTACAGCGCGCACCGCCTGGCCCAGCGCCTGCTGGCGGCCGGGTGGCAGGTCGCCGGCACCGCGCGGACGGCGGAGAAGGTGGAAGCCCTGCGCGCCGAGGGTATCGACGCCCAGGTCTTCGACCGCGACCGCCCGCTGGCCGACGCCGATGCCGCGCTCGCGCGCGCCACGCACCTGCTCAGCTCGGTGCCGCCGGACAAGGCCGGGGACCACGACGCGGTGCTGGACCAGCACGGCGACACCATCGCGCGCGCGGCCGACCGGCTCGACTGGGCCGGCTACCTCTCCACCACGGGGGTGTACGGCGACCGCGACGGCGGCTGGGTGGACGAGACGAGCGCGTTGCGCCCGACCAGTGAGCGGAGCGAGCGTCGCGCCCACGCCGAGGGGCGATGGCGTGCGCTGTACGCCGACCACGGGGTGCCCGTCCACGTCTTCCGGCTCGCCGGGATTTACGGGCCCGGACGCGGGCCGATCGAATCCGTGCGCCGGGGCACGGCGCGGCGAATCCACAAGCCGGGGCACGTGTTCTCGCGCATCCACGCCGACGACATCGTGCGGGTTCTGGAAGCCTCGATCGCGCGGCCCAACCCCGGCGCCGTCTACAACGTCTGCGACGACGAGCCGGCGGCGCCGCAGGACGTCACCGCCTATGCCTGCGAGCTGCTCGGCGTGAACCCGCCGCCCTTGCAGGATTTCGACACGGCGGAAATGTCGGAGATGGCGCGCACCTTCTGGCGCGACAACAAGCGCGTCGCGAATGCCCGCATCCACGACGAGCTGGGGGTCGAGCTGGCTTATCCGACCTACCGCGAGGGGCTGCGGGCGCTGGTGGCCGAAAACGCGGCATAA
- a CDS encoding cold-shock protein — protein MATGTVKFFNTTKGYGFIQPEDGGKDVFVHITAVQRAGMTGLEEGQRIGYDLVTDKGKTAAGNLHAV, from the coding sequence ATGGCGACCGGGACCGTGAAGTTCTTCAACACCACCAAGGGCTACGGCTTCATCCAGCCGGAGGACGGCGGGAAGGACGTTTTCGTCCACATCACCGCTGTTCAGCGCGCCGGCATGACCGGTCTGGAAGAGGGCCAGCGCATCGGTTACGACCTCGTGACCGACAAGGGCAAGACCGCCGCGGGCAACCTGCACGCGGTCTAA
- a CDS encoding tetratricopeptide repeat protein → MRHGQTIAPLVALALLAAGPAPAQTETDAADAPKSDELKAAERYTDCLRLAAQTPEKARGRARTWEAQGGGDPARHCLAVALLNDGQHTAAAKRLEELARTLDTDSGPLMRAEAMAQAGQAWLLAGELEKAETAHSKALNLNRDNAELWVDRAMVRFQRANYAGAVQDLNRAQSKAPDNAMVYVYRASALRHLDRLKAALEDAETAVELAPRNPEALLEKGILHRLQGDKDAARQAWTRLLEVAPTSPAAEAARTNLTQMKSKTDEG, encoded by the coding sequence ATGCGGCACGGGCAGACGATCGCGCCCCTGGTGGCGCTGGCGCTGCTGGCGGCGGGACCCGCGCCCGCCCAGACCGAAACGGACGCGGCGGACGCCCCGAAGTCCGACGAGCTGAAGGCGGCGGAGCGCTACACCGACTGCCTTCGCCTGGCGGCCCAGACCCCCGAAAAGGCGCGCGGCCGTGCGCGCACTTGGGAAGCCCAGGGCGGCGGCGACCCCGCGCGGCACTGTCTGGCGGTGGCCTTGCTGAACGACGGCCAGCACACGGCCGCGGCCAAGCGGCTGGAGGAGCTGGCGCGCACGCTCGACACCGACTCCGGCCCCCTCATGCGCGCGGAAGCCATGGCCCAGGCCGGCCAGGCGTGGCTGCTGGCGGGCGAGCTGGAGAAGGCGGAGACGGCGCACAGCAAGGCGCTCAACCTCAACCGGGACAACGCCGAGCTGTGGGTCGACCGGGCGATGGTGCGCTTCCAGCGCGCCAACTACGCGGGCGCGGTGCAGGACCTCAACCGCGCGCAGAGCAAGGCGCCCGACAACGCCATGGTCTACGTCTACCGCGCCAGCGCGCTGCGCCACCTGGATCGCCTCAAGGCGGCGCTGGAGGACGCGGAGACGGCCGTCGAGTTGGCCCCGCGCAACCCCGAGGCGCTGCTGGAAAAGGGCATCCTGCACCGGCTGCAGGGCGACAAGGACGCCGCGCGCCAGGCGTGGACGCGCCTGCTGGAGGTGGCGCCCACCTCACCCGCGGCGGAAGCGGCGCGCACCAACCTGACCCAGATGAAATCCAAGACAGACGAAGGCTGA
- a CDS encoding MmcB family DNA repair protein yields the protein MAGGDAPDGAAPGVWLARGVCRGLAARGYAVVTEMPLADGRRADVLGVDERGGVLIVEVKASRADFRADAKWDAYRAFCDRFAFAVPPEFPMDILPDEATCGVLVADGYDAQVLREPPEHKLAGARRRAVLLRFARTAARRLHRAIDPEAGVDDG from the coding sequence ATGGCGGGCGGTGACGCACCGGACGGCGCGGCCCCGGGCGTGTGGCTGGCGCGCGGGGTGTGCCGGGGGCTCGCGGCGCGCGGCTACGCGGTCGTGACGGAGATGCCGCTGGCCGACGGCCGCCGCGCCGACGTGCTGGGCGTGGACGAGCGCGGCGGCGTGCTCATCGTGGAGGTGAAGGCCTCGCGCGCCGACTTCCGTGCGGACGCCAAGTGGGACGCCTACCGCGCCTTCTGCGACCGCTTCGCCTTCGCCGTGCCGCCCGAGTTTCCCATGGACATCCTGCCCGACGAAGCCACCTGCGGCGTCCTCGTGGCCGACGGCTACGACGCCCAGGTGCTGCGCGAGCCGCCCGAACACAAGCTGGCCGGCGCCCGCCGCCGCGCGGTCCTGCTGCGCTTCGCCCGCACGGCCGCCCGGCGCCTGCACCGCGCCATCGACCCCGAAGCCGGCGTGGACGACGGGTGA
- a CDS encoding calcium-binding protein, translating to MDSNLVVLGGGDQGVSVPFDAEVRGSAGAETVTVPAGADVSFSANSGDTVALPGALADFSVTQAGNGIVLESGGEDGTRAVVRLNADVDIQFSDGTATAAFDTSVSPPQVQLGGEPLGDGFDPANVTLSSNSGTDGDGSSGDDSTDDGSGDDGSGGDNGGNEVFLGGGAQTVQLPFDADVTGTGDAETVQVTNGAQVSFDGGGEDRVEFAGDLADFKVESSGNELSVSDGETEADIAVNGNVEIAFADGSAEADISAEGGGPPTVTVGGQAVGPDFDPTQVKLDAKGAAKFDGKGEDDTTEEGGLPPLPSEGGPEPVLEGTEASENIDGNQDGATLSGNGGDDRFILNQEVTTVTIDDLNSGDQLFFGDGVTAADATVKNTSFTDGSVTIAAGETAATVTNLGSDADSTIIDASTFESTIGGNALGFAGDAGSGADDGDTEGDDGDDSEDADSGDDADAPQDLTGTDGDDDLEGGDGDDTISGGAGNDELDGDGGADTIDGGAGDDELEGGEGDDTLTGGEGADTFSFSLEANGETSSGDDSSGDDTSGDDGTTANAFVAARAMGPAGNNGPNNLVGTEGADTLDGGNGPDTLRGLAGEDELLGGNGPDILVGGAGDDTLTGGNGPTNFSFSSGDGDDTVTDFFAPTDTLVFNLGDEEDGESSGDGTEDTSDSDDGSSEDGTSDDDSTSDDTTSEDDTTSGDDTTSDDTSTDDGSTSDDDGDTEDDDTEDDDGDTEDDAEEEDDDGLELPDGVTAEDGEAGVVVSYDGGSVTLEGVSLSDLGEGNVATTDDPIADLRDDEEETEDDEAEDDETEDETEDETENEDETDEGDGEDAEAAGHGSDTITDFELGTDTIELDDTPEDFALEDLEVAEAGGEGEDAGVVLSHDTGEITVLGGDVSTETPLADYVTIA from the coding sequence ATGGACAGCAATCTGGTGGTTCTCGGCGGCGGCGATCAGGGCGTATCGGTGCCCTTCGACGCCGAGGTCCGCGGCTCGGCGGGCGCCGAGACAGTCACCGTGCCCGCGGGCGCGGATGTGAGTTTCAGCGCGAACAGCGGCGACACCGTCGCGCTGCCCGGCGCGCTGGCCGACTTTTCCGTGACGCAGGCAGGCAACGGCATCGTCTTGGAGTCCGGCGGCGAGGATGGCACGCGGGCCGTCGTCCGACTCAATGCCGACGTCGACATCCAGTTCAGCGACGGCACGGCGACCGCCGCCTTCGACACGAGTGTGAGCCCACCGCAGGTGCAGCTCGGCGGGGAGCCGCTTGGCGACGGCTTCGACCCGGCCAACGTCACGCTGTCCAGCAACAGCGGCACGGACGGTGACGGGTCGAGCGGCGATGACTCGACGGACGACGGTTCCGGCGACGACGGATCCGGCGGCGACAACGGCGGCAACGAGGTCTTCCTGGGCGGTGGCGCGCAGACCGTGCAGCTGCCGTTCGACGCCGACGTCACCGGCACGGGCGACGCCGAGACGGTTCAGGTCACGAACGGCGCGCAGGTCAGCTTCGACGGCGGCGGTGAGGACCGCGTCGAGTTCGCCGGCGACCTGGCCGACTTCAAGGTGGAGAGCAGCGGCAACGAGTTGAGCGTCTCGGACGGCGAGACCGAGGCCGATATCGCCGTCAACGGCAACGTCGAGATCGCCTTCGCGGACGGCTCTGCCGAGGCCGACATCAGCGCGGAGGGCGGCGGCCCGCCGACCGTGACCGTGGGCGGTCAGGCCGTCGGCCCGGATTTCGATCCCACGCAGGTGAAGCTCGACGCCAAGGGCGCGGCCAAGTTCGACGGCAAGGGCGAGGACGACACCACGGAGGAGGGCGGCCTGCCGCCGCTGCCGTCCGAGGGGGGTCCCGAGCCGGTGCTGGAAGGCACCGAGGCCAGCGAGAACATCGACGGCAATCAGGACGGCGCCACGCTTTCCGGCAATGGCGGTGACGACCGCTTCATCCTGAACCAGGAGGTCACGACCGTCACGATCGACGATCTCAACAGCGGCGACCAGCTCTTCTTCGGGGACGGGGTGACGGCCGCCGATGCCACGGTGAAGAACACCTCCTTTACCGATGGCAGCGTCACCATCGCCGCCGGGGAAACCGCCGCGACCGTCACCAACCTCGGCAGCGACGCCGACAGCACCATCATCGATGCCAGCACCTTCGAGAGCACGATCGGCGGCAACGCCCTGGGCTTTGCGGGCGATGCCGGCAGCGGTGCGGATGACGGCGATACCGAGGGTGACGACGGTGATGACAGTGAGGACGCCGACAGCGGCGACGACGCCGACGCACCGCAGGACCTGACCGGCACCGACGGCGACGACGACCTGGAAGGCGGCGATGGTGACGACACCATCAGCGGCGGCGCCGGCAACGACGAACTCGACGGCGACGGCGGGGCCGACACGATCGACGGCGGCGCCGGGGACGACGAGCTGGAAGGTGGTGAAGGCGACGACACCCTGACCGGCGGCGAGGGCGCCGACACCTTCAGCTTCTCGCTCGAGGCCAATGGTGAGACCAGCAGCGGGGACGACAGCTCCGGCGACGACACGAGCGGTGACGACGGCACCACCGCCAACGCCTTCGTCGCGGCGCGCGCGATGGGCCCGGCCGGCAACAACGGACCCAACAACCTGGTCGGCACCGAGGGGGCGGATACGCTCGACGGCGGCAACGGCCCCGATACCCTGCGCGGCCTTGCCGGTGAGGACGAACTGCTGGGCGGCAACGGCCCCGACATCCTGGTCGGCGGTGCCGGTGACGACACCCTGACGGGCGGCAACGGCCCGACGAACTTCAGCTTCTCGAGCGGTGACGGTGACGACACCGTGACCGATTTCTTCGCCCCCACCGACACGCTCGTCTTCAACCTCGGTGACGAGGAAGACGGCGAGTCGAGCGGCGACGGCACCGAGGACACGAGCGACAGCGACGACGGTTCGAGCGAGGACGGAACGTCGGACGACGACAGCACCTCGGACGATACCACGTCCGAGGACGACACCACCTCGGGTGACGACACGACCTCGGATGACACGAGCACCGACGACGGCAGCACGTCCGATGACGACGGTGACACCGAGGACGATGACACCGAGGATGACGACGGCGACACCGAGGACGACGCCGAGGAAGAGGACGACGACGGCCTTGAACTGCCGGACGGTGTCACGGCCGAGGACGGCGAGGCCGGCGTTGTGGTGAGCTACGACGGCGGGTCGGTCACGCTGGAGGGCGTGAGCCTGTCGGACCTCGGCGAGGGCAACGTCGCGACCACGGATGACCCGATCGCGGACCTCCGCGATGATGAGGAGGAAACCGAGGACGACGAGGCCGAGGACGACGAGACGGAAGACGAAACCGAAGACGAGACGGAAAACGAGGACGAGACCGACGAGGGTGACGGCGAGGATGCCGAGGCCGCGGGCCACGGCAGCGACACCATCACCGATTTCGAACTCGGCACGGACACGATCGAGTTGGACGACACACCCGAGGACTTCGCCCTGGAGGATCTCGAGGTCGCCGAAGCCGGCGGCGAGGGCGAAGACGCCGGCGTGGTCCTCAGCCATGACACCGGCGAGATCACGGTCCTCGGCGGCGACGTTTCCACCGAGACGCCGCTGGCGGACTACGTGACCATCGCTTGA
- a CDS encoding alpha/beta hydrolase family protein, with protein sequence MSDTAAPAYLDTGHGARIAHHRTPGAAPGIVFLGGFASDMDGTKATALEAYARERGRAFVRFDYQGHGQSSGRFVDGTVSAWLADSLAVLDHLTEGPQVLVGSSMGGCMMLLAALQRPERVAALVGLAAAPDFTEDLLLPTLDEAARETLAREGVYNMPSPYGDPVPLSKALVDDGRKHLLLRDTIDLTCPVRLIHGMRDDDVPWHWSLKTQAALASEDVEVTLVKNADHRLSAPADLRRLERTLDGLNEVVATC encoded by the coding sequence ATGAGCGACACCGCCGCGCCCGCCTACCTGGACACGGGCCACGGCGCCCGCATCGCCCACCACCGCACGCCCGGCGCCGCGCCCGGGATCGTCTTCCTGGGCGGCTTTGCCTCCGACATGGACGGCACCAAGGCGACGGCGCTGGAAGCCTACGCGCGCGAGCGCGGGCGCGCCTTCGTGCGCTTCGACTACCAGGGCCACGGGCAGTCCAGCGGGCGCTTCGTCGACGGCACGGTGAGCGCGTGGCTGGCCGATTCGCTGGCGGTGCTCGACCACCTTACGGAAGGGCCGCAGGTGCTCGTCGGCTCCTCGATGGGCGGGTGCATGATGCTGCTCGCCGCGCTGCAGCGGCCCGAGCGCGTGGCCGCCCTCGTGGGCCTCGCCGCCGCGCCCGACTTCACCGAGGACCTGCTGCTGCCCACGCTGGACGAGGCGGCGCGGGAAACGCTGGCGCGCGAGGGGGTGTACAACATGCCCTCGCCCTACGGCGACCCGGTGCCGCTGTCCAAGGCGCTGGTGGACGACGGGCGCAAGCACCTGCTGCTGCGCGACACCATCGACCTCACCTGCCCCGTGCGCCTGATCCACGGCATGCGCGACGACGACGTCCCGTGGCACTGGTCGCTGAAGACGCAGGCGGCGCTGGCCAGCGAGGACGTCGAGGTGACGCTGGTGAAGAACGCGGATCACCGCCTCTCCGCGCCCGCCGACCTGCGCCGCCTGGAACGCACGCTGGACGGCCTGAACGAGGTCGTGGCGACGTGCTGA
- a CDS encoding glycosyltransferase family 4 protein has product MRVCVHDHCGHPFPVQLSRWLAARGHAVLHLYAPAVEAPRGRLAQRPGDPAGLKIEAVPMPGNLAKYRPARRYVQERAYARRAGQRIAAFAPDVVLSGNCSALVQRRLQLAAHRHGAAFVYWLQDIYALAVKRSLAGRMPRLAPVAGRLVDRMETAALADSDAVVAITEDFLPAVIGRGVHPDRAHVIPNWAPVAELTPDSRDAGARWRMRHGLGRRFLFVYAGTLGLKHEPHDLAALARAHRDDPNVGVVVIGQGPGRAALERAKAAEHLTNLMVLDFVPFAEMAAVMAAADVLVAMLTPEAGSFSVPSKVLTYLCGGRPVLAAMPPGNAAARTLHAADAGLVVEPGDEAAWLAAADALRRDPERRARMGAAGRAHAERAFAMKRIGPQFVEVLETAAGARADRHAGTTPA; this is encoded by the coding sequence ATGCGTGTGTGCGTCCACGACCACTGCGGGCACCCCTTCCCCGTCCAGCTGAGCCGCTGGCTGGCGGCGCGCGGGCACGCCGTGCTGCACCTCTACGCCCCGGCCGTGGAGGCGCCGCGCGGGCGGTTGGCGCAGCGGCCCGGCGACCCGGCGGGGCTGAAGATCGAAGCCGTGCCCATGCCGGGCAACCTCGCCAAGTACCGCCCCGCCCGCCGCTACGTCCAGGAGCGCGCCTACGCCCGCCGCGCCGGCCAGCGCATCGCCGCCTTCGCGCCGGACGTGGTGCTCTCGGGCAACTGCAGCGCGCTCGTGCAGCGGCGCCTGCAACTGGCCGCGCACCGCCACGGCGCCGCCTTCGTCTACTGGCTTCAGGACATCTACGCGCTGGCGGTGAAGCGCTCGCTGGCGGGCCGGATGCCGCGCCTCGCGCCCGTGGCGGGACGCCTCGTCGACCGCATGGAAACCGCGGCGCTGGCGGACAGCGACGCCGTGGTCGCGATCACCGAGGATTTTCTGCCCGCCGTCATCGGCCGGGGCGTCCACCCCGACCGCGCGCACGTCATTCCCAACTGGGCGCCGGTGGCGGAGCTGACGCCGGACAGCCGCGACGCGGGCGCGCGCTGGCGCATGCGCCACGGCCTGGGCCGGCGTTTCCTCTTCGTCTACGCAGGCACGCTGGGCCTCAAGCACGAGCCGCACGACCTGGCGGCGCTGGCGCGCGCCCACCGCGACGACCCGAACGTGGGCGTGGTCGTGATCGGCCAGGGGCCGGGCCGCGCCGCGCTGGAGCGCGCCAAGGCCGCCGAACACCTGACGAACCTGATGGTGTTGGACTTCGTGCCCTTCGCCGAGATGGCAGCCGTCATGGCCGCCGCCGACGTCCTTGTGGCGATGTTGACGCCGGAAGCGGGCAGCTTTTCGGTGCCGTCCAAGGTGCTGACCTACCTCTGCGGCGGGCGTCCCGTGCTCGCCGCCATGCCGCCGGGCAACGCCGCCGCGCGCACACTGCACGCCGCCGATGCGGGCCTTGTGGTGGAACCGGGTGACGAGGCCGCGTGGCTGGCCGCCGCCGACGCGCTGCGCCGTGATCCCGAGCGCCGCGCGCGCATGGGCGCCGCCGGCCGCGCCCACGCCGAGCGCGCCTTCGCCATGAAGCGCATCGGGCCGCAGTTCGTCGAGGTGCTGGAAACCGCGGCGGGCGCCCGCGCGGATCGGCACGCCGGGACGACGCCGGCGTAA